DNA from Camelus dromedarius isolate mCamDro1 chromosome X, mCamDro1.pat, whole genome shotgun sequence:
CGCTGTCCTTGTTGCAGGCAAATGTTGTGTCTGGAAAAAGAGGGGAAGCTGTCCTCGCCCACCGCCTGCCGCTAAGGGGTGTCCAGGTTAGCTCTCACTCCTCCGACCCCTCCCACCCCGACGACCTAGCCACTGGGCAGCATATCTAGCTCCCGCTGGGGACACCCTGACCCCCCCAGGGCGCGCCCCTGCTGCAGCCCAGCGCATACAGTGTCCATCTCGCAGGCCCCCGTAATGGTTGGAAACCGCGATGAGGTCGTATTTGTACAGCTCCGGGGCCGACTCGTTCTGCGGCTTGATGACAAACTCGGAGAAGTCCAGGTCCCTGTGGGTGGGGAGACGGTTAATACCAGTAATACTGGTGGCGCTCcgtcctcccttccctgccttccccccagctggcccccccaccccctccccccacccagacCGGATAGGAAACTCCACAAGGGTGTCCAGCTTCTCGCGGGAGAACTTGGTGTAGGAAAAGCGCTTCAGGTGGATGATGAGCGTCTCGGGCAGCATCCACAGGTCCAGCTTCTTGGTGGCCAGCTGGTGCTGCTTGCAGGTGGGGCAGTACCTACAGAAGGAGCCCGAGTCAGTCCGCAGGCACTTCCTcggcacctgctgtgtgctttTTGTGCCGTGTAGCCTTCACGGGCCACGTCTGGTCCAGAGATGCTGCTCTTCCTCCTGGCCCGCCTGGTACAATACTTTGTTCTCTTGACACGTTAAAATCCTGCCATCCACTCACCAAGTACTTAGATCGCCCGTTGTATACGCTTTTGTACTGGCGTGTGTTTCTGTCTGGTTTCTGGTCTGTGAGACACTAGTCTTATTTTAgagcctgcctctgtccctcCGGTTTCTCTCTCCTGTTTTACTCACTCACCCGCTTGCCAGGTATTTACTGATGGCCTACTGTTGAACCCTTTGGCACTACTTTGTGTTTCTGGTCCCTTCCTGCTCTGTGGAGATGCTGCTCTGATTTTTGAGGCTGGATTTATCTTTTTGGTTCTCTCTTTGTGTTTGGTTTATTCTGCCAAGATCTAATGAGTGGTGTACTGCGCAGCCCGCACTGTTATAATGAGGAGACAGACAGTGAACTTGAAAATCTTCATCCTCAAGGGATTCACTCTAACAGAAGGCAAAACATGCAACAAGGGATCTGGAATGTGACATGAAGTGGTACCCCGGAGTTAGAAAGAAATACTATGGAGGGAGGTGatgcctgggggaggagggtctCTCTCTGATAAGGTGACAGTTGATGAGAGACCTGAACAAAACAAAGGTGGCCAAGTCCTGTAAGTAACGGGAGAAAGAATGTTCCTGGAAGAAGGAACAGCCAGGCACGGCTCTGAGGTGGGAACGCGCGCGGGGTGTTGGTGGCCAGGGTGGCAGGAAGCACTGGAGTGACGGGGAGGGGTAAGGAGGTGTATTCAGTGGTAACAGGGAGCCGGGGATGTGCTCCCTCCCAGCTGTACCCCCAGAGGCCCCGTTCTGGTCCCTCACCAGGGGTTTTCCTTCTCTAGGGTCTCAACAGTGGTGAAGAGCTCAATGCACTCCTGCAGCCGCACCGGAGCCTTCTTCAGTACGTAGCTGACGCAGTCATGCTTCACGTAGCCCTAGGTCGGGGGAGACGGCCAGGTATGAGGGTGGGAGGATAAAAGGGAGTGCGGGCGGAGGACGCACGCcgagtggttaagagcatggactttgaAGCCAGGCGTCCAAGGCCCTGGGAGCCCTGCGGTCACGGGTCATGGcttggcgggggagggggctgtggcgCAACCTGAAAgcgcccccctccccatccctgggaTCTCATTTACCTCAGCCTCCACCTCGTCATAGTAACGCTTCTTCATCTCTGGTTCCCAGTCGATGGCAATGtatggctgggctgggggcaaggGGAGGCGGTCATGGGCCCTGCTGCCAAGGaaaccccacctcccacctccccaaccctggcTCACAGCTGAAGGAGACACCATGGGTATCCTCGTTGAAGGTCGAGCGGTCGCTGGTCCCGTTGGAATTCACTGTCTGCAGGGTGAACAGGTGCTTGCGCCGTGCCCGCTGGGGCCAGTGAGATGGTCCAGGGGAGTTGTCCACGGGGGCCCGGCTCCCGCTTGCGACTCCAGAGCTGGGTCCAGCCTGCTCCTGCCCAGGGTCTTGGGAGCTGCCCCCAGCCATTTGGCCAGGCTTAGGGATGGCGTCCTTGTCCTCCAGGTCTGCCAAGGGCAGGCAGGGGAGATCAGGGGTGGGACTGCGTGAGCCCAGGGGGCTGAGGTGCACATCCAGGTGGACCCTGTGTAGGACAGACCTACCCCACATACTCCCCGCCACTGACCCTCTCTCTGGAGGCGGGACTGCTCGTACAGACCCTCATCCTTGCcaatcctctctccttcctcaccttTTTCATCCCCATCATCCTCATCATCCGAGCTGGGTCTGGTCACATAGCGCCTGCCGACAGAGCAGAGGAGTCTCTCAAGGAGGAACacgagggcagggagggcagagcccGGAGTTCTACGTTGCTTATGATGGGAAGCCACCGTGTTAGTGATGAGCCCAGAAAGCTTCAGGAGATgccaggggaaggaggaaagaggtagcCTGGCAACGCAGGATCTCGAGTGCCACAGTTAAGGAGTGTGGCTCGTAAGTACAAGCCACTGGTAAACAGGCACATAATATGCAGTAGATAACCATCAGGAAAGGCCCCCAAGGAGCACTTGTAAGGacaagagggagaggagaagccAAACAGTGCGTTGCTGTTTGCCTTGGTAAGGACTCTGGATTTTAAGCTCAATGTAAATCTGTCCGTaaagaggggagggcatagctcagtggtagagcacatgcttaacatgcatgaggtcttgagttcaatccccagtacctccattaaaaaaattttttttcaaagaatctatcagtaaaaacacaaataaccaaGCCTCTCAGAGGAAGAGACAATTAAGCACAGGATGAAGTTGTCTGTaatttgcctgttttgttcacctctatatccccagcacctaggaGAGGTGGTGGCAAAGCCAGAAAtttagacaggaaaaaaaaaaaatcactgcaagTTCCTCTCTGGCCATGTGAAGTTTGAGCTGTCTCCTGGATATGGGAGGGAGGCGGCAACTAAGCAGCTAGACACTTGGATCTGAGTTgtgacccccacctccccctgacCCTGAAGGGCGGACTCACGAGAGGCGGTACAGCAGGATGTGATACAGAGCATCCCAGGAGAGCCGGTCCCGGGGCACCGACACCAGGAGCGGGTGCCCAAAGAGCATCAGGCCGTAGTAGGAGTTGTTGTAGTCCCGGGCTGGGGTGCGCTCCCGCAGGTAGATGGGGAGCACAACGTCCTCTCTGGAGTTCTCGCCGATAGCAGCCCTGCCTGACACCTCGTATCTGTGGGGGATGGACATCAGGTCACGCCTGATCAGGACACCCAAGAGGGATTCGCAGACTCTGCCCCAGTTGTTCCAGCCACTCAACCACTCAGAgtctgaaagtatttttttaagagtcGAGAGTCACCcagagttttgtgttttacaaacTGTTGGGTGAGTTACACAGTTTTATGTGATGTTTAATAAAGTACTTTGGTGTTACCAGCACTGAGGGAGTTAAAAACTTTTTGTGATACAGGAATCTAAAGtccttttctttttggaaaaccaTTTGGTTTACAAAGAACCTTTCTACTCATAAAGTACTCTCTATTTTAGTTAGCCAAATTTGTTCTGAATGCTCTTATGTTCAGAAAGCTTCTTAGTGTTCCCTGCTTCGAAAATCACTTGGTTTTGGAGGACTGAAACATGAGTAAGGAGTAGAGGTCAGCATCCGGTACATAAGAGGTCCAAGGTAAGtactgaataaaataaagaaacaagggCCTCCCTCACATAACAAGGAAGAACACATCCAAGGACGCCCTGTAGGAAGATTTGTCACCCAACTCACTGACAGCCCCAAGCCCCCTGCCGAGCAGGGCAGGTGCCAGTGAAtcacaggaggggagagggaaggtggttAAACAGAGGAGGTTCCCGAGGACCCCCCTCCATCTGCCCCAGTCCTCTCACTCACATGAAGATATCATCTCGGTCCAAGATGCTGCTCAGGGACTCCTCGAGCTGGTAGATCTTATAGAAGCGGTGACTGAAGACATCCGCCACCATCATCTGGGAATGGAATACGAAGAGGGAACAGGTTGTCAGTCCCTAATATCTCCCCAGGCCCTTCTGCCTCCCTGTTCCTGAATCCCACCCTCCCTCCGACTGCAGAGCCTCACCCTTTCTGGTGAGATGCCAGTGTGTTTGGCCAGAGCCACACACAGATCCGAAATCTTGCCCTTCTTGGGGACCACGAGCCGGTGCTGAGGGAGAAACAGTAGCCATAAGAGAGAAGCCAGGCGGCGAGTTAGTGCAGGGAACCCTGAGGCGCAGCAGAGCACTCAGACTCTGAGCGCATGTGCTTCATTACATCTGTCCCCgtgtccccacccaccccccataCCTGCTCTGGCTTGCGGCGGGGGTCCATGGAGACAAAGAAGACCTCCATGACCCTCTTGTGGCTGACAGGCAGTGGGACACTGAGGTAGCAGAAGGGGTCAAAGGTCACAGACACGTTGCCACAATCAGGGCACACCAGCGTGGACTTGAAGAGGCCGTGGAAAGTGTCCACGATCACAGAATCGTTCCGCCGTTTGTGGTTCTGCCAGGCCTCCTGAGCAACCTCCTGTGAACAGCGTCACGTTAGGCGGGGTGAGGCTTGCCCGGGGGCCGGGGGAGACCACGGTTTGCAGTGCATTCCCATGGGATGAAAGTTACGGTGGGGGCCACTGGTCAAGCCCAGAGGCAACTGGGGACCGTGTTCACTGTCAGGGCTGGAGGTTATTTTGGACAGAAGACTGGGTGGGGGTTAACTCTGGGTTGGGTGTGGGGGCAGATGTGGTGTTGGGACTGAGGTCGGGGAAGAGGAGCTTAACAGAAAATGGTGGGGTGTGGGATGCCCCAGGGAGGCCAGAAAATCCCTGAGGTGAGACCCTAGTGGCTTTAACGAGGCGCTCAGGATGGAGGCCTTTCAGGAGCACTCACCTGGTCCGGCCTCCCAGCGGCATCGCACAGCTCCACGTATTCCTTCTTCTTGACGCGATTGAGGTCCTCGTGCAGCCCGTCCAGGAGGAACGACAGCAGTTCCTGAGAGTCATGCTGCTGGTAGCCCAGAAACTGGGACGCAAAGTGGCCGACCTTGGTCTGAAAAGATGGGCAGTGTGGGCCGTCAGAGCGGGAGGGAGCTAGGGGGCTCAAGAGGAGCGGGGCGGAGGGGAGCAGCCCAGGGCTGAGCCCCACCTTGAACACATGGGGCACAATGGAGCGGTGGTGGCCGGACCACGCCTGCTTCACCAGGTCCGCGTAGGCCTCTGCGATCTCACCCTTCATGCCCAGCGGGTTGCAGAAGTTGAGCTCCTCCAGGTAGCGGTTTTTGAGGAAGTACTCGGTGAGCTGTGGCACGTTGCTGAGGCActgcaggaggcaggggcccGGTGAACGCGGAGGAGAGGTCACCGAGGTGGGGACGGAGGAAAGGAagcaaggaggaaggggaaaaggggaaGACGAAaaaggggaggagtgggggagagaagagagcagCATTTCAGGGGAAGGAAGAACATGGTGACGAGGGAGAGAAGACAAGGGAACGCGGGCCATGGTGGCCAAAGGCGCTGACATTTCAGGAAGGGACGTGGGCACGTCAAGCCAGACTGTGGGGCCTTGGCTTCCAACCTGACCCCTTGCCCTGCAGTCCCCAACCCCTAACGCTCGAATCCACCCCTGCGCTGTGCCAGACCTCGCCCTAATGGCCCAACCTGCAGGGCCGAGTTCATGAAGCACGTGTTGCCCAGATTGGTGAGACCACAGATGCCTGGCTGGCCCTGGAAGTCCGCATCCTCCTCCGACGTGCTGCTCCTGGGGTGGATGAAAAAAACTCTCATCAGCTGAGGGCCTAGGACACGCGGGTGACATATGCCCTCGGGCTCGGTCGTTCTGCCTGCTGTGGGACCCCGCTCTGGAGTGGGAAGCCCAAGGGCTCACATGGCGTGTGGTGCGCTGGGCCAAGTGCCGTCCTTGTTTCGGGTCTCCATGACAACCACCTGGGTTGGGGGAAGAGGAATAAAAGCAGGAAAGGCATTCGTGAAGGGCCCACAGGCACCGAGCCCTCACTTCCCCCAACCTGAGCACTGCTGGTGGCCAAaaaggcacccccccccccgcccgcccTTACCTGCCCAGTCTTGAGAGCGGCGTCAAGCACTGTGACACGTGTGTTGCACAGCCTCTCAAAAGAGCCCTCCGCGTTCTTGACCCAGAGCCGTGTCTCTTCCTGGGGGCTCACCAGAAACTGCTCCCGAGCGGTGCGCACAACTAGGTCTGTGGAGGGTGATGGATTCAGGGTCTTTCTGGGACCCTGAAGGATCCACGCATCTTGGCATCAGACTCCTGAGGTCACCGAGCTGTGACTGTGGCTGGGGATGCCAACTCCTTCCTGCCCCTTAGACTCACCAATGGAATCTGTGTGGCTGAATTGAGCAGTGTGAGGTGTGTCCATATCACTGTGCTGGACCAGCAGCAGTTCTACTGGGTACACTTCGACCGTCTGGATGCCGGACAGCTCCACGACCTGGAAGGAGGGCAGGGCACATACAGAGGTGTACCCACCCAGCACGCGCGACACAGGCGTGACGACCTGTGAGATCAGAGGAGCACACGCAGGCAAACACGCGTGGCAGAGACACACTTGCGAGGGGAGCACGCAGAGGCGAGCAAAGACGGGGGACACACCAAGATACCGTGTAGGGACCTGGGAGGGGAGGCGAGTGCAGACACAGGTGTGTCTCCACAGCGTACGTGAACACACAGGTCTGGACCCATCCTGGGCCTCTAAGGCCTGccttctgccctccccaccacagaAGCCAccccccagcaccctccccacccactctaCCTTGCGTTCAATGGCAGGCTGGCCATGCTCTAAACCATACCAGTCGACCAGGTAATGCCAAGCAGCCGCTGGGAGCAGCACATAGTCCTCACCTTCCACCAGTCCCTTCTTGAGGTGCCAGTTTACCTGGTCTGCAGGAGAGCGgggggaggtggcagaggaacAATCAGGGAATGAAAGAGATGAGTCCCTCTGGCCATCTCACCAATGACCTAGCACAGAGAAGGGGCTTATGATCATCTGTTGGGACAGAGGGGACAAGAACTCCAGGGCTAGGCTGaggggggaggcagaggaggcctGGTACCTTCAAAGAGCTCAGCATTGTTGATAcagccagggaaggggctggagtcCTGGTCTCCTCCCTGCACGTACACTTCCCAGTACTTGTACCAGTGCTGCCCCACGAGGAACCTGGAGCAGACAGGTAACAGGGGTGTCACATGGTTACCTGGGGGTTAGTGGTATCACTTCCCACAGTTATTAGACTGAAAGTACCAACATGTTACAAGTCAAGATGACAAGTTTcgtgtacacctaaaactaacagtGCTATgttgattatatttcaattaaaaaaaaatcttcccagaaTTCAACACTTAAAGAAACTTTCAGTatcatataaaaacagattagaaGCAAAATTTATTTGGTGCAACCCAGATTTGGATGGAATGCTTTACTTCTTAGGGTATTAAGAGagatttgattaaaaataaacaaaaaaatgtgttcaataaggcaaaaaaataaacCGCGCATCCATAGTGCCGGGAAACACAAGattttattataaacaataaGTCACTTGTATTAGCCTGTGGGGTAACACAGTTAAATTAGGTTCAAAATGACTGTTATTTGCAGCCAATAAGACTTTAGCCATTTAAGTGTGCAGTGCTTGTAAAGGATACAGAATTGGAGGCAAAAACGTTCAGCTAAGAAATGGATCGTTAAATTCTGAAAATCTGCCCAGAAACTGTAAAGAATTTAAGATGCTAAAAGAATCATAAGGGTTTCCTTCAAAGGCATCATTTTCTTCAAATGGcatattgccattttaaaatcatttttgtgtTTAGGATTTATTTTGGCTTTATAATAAATTTCTGAGCTTACGGTGACCAGCTCGCAGTGGAAAACATggaacatgaaatttaccatcagaaccatttttaagtgcacttTAATCAGCTCTTTTAAAGGAGAAGCTTTTATATGCACTACTAGGATAAACATTTAGGACTGTTGAAAGCTGCCTTTGTAAAATGTCATGAGAAATTCTTAAGTCCGCAAAACATTTGACATACAGTGCTAAGTGAACATTAGCTGTTAACCGTTCCCGCTCCAGGGCTTGGACATAAAAGTTCATGTATACATAAAGCCTGTCTTCCTCCCCACAAACCCGTTACGCTATGGAATTTTTGACACATCAAAGGCTGTCCCAAGTACTTAAGAGCCTCACTCAAatgcacactttttaaaaaaccgcAAAACTGTTGAAAAATATGTTACATTGTATTGGTTAGTTTTCCAGCATTTTATAAACTAGATTCTTTCAAATGGCAGCTTTTGTTTATGAAAGGATCGGAGAGGTGGGGGGATGGAGGTATAGAAAAACCTTGGTCAGGTCACCTGAATAGGCAAACAtttctgtgggttgttttttattcgtttatttattttgggggttatAGTGACCCCCATATACCCTGCATTTCACTCATGCCGGCGACACCAACCTCCCCATCCCGGTGGCTCATGCCACAGACACTTCCCATCACTTAGAAGACCCCATCACCgacctcacccctcacccctacATGGTTTTAACTGCCTCCATTGACGATCTGTGACGTTAATTTACTCAGTAAAGCTAATTTATTGTTAATGAGACCTTCGATGCAAAGGGAGGCACAgctcaacagtttttttttttaaagcagttttaggaaaattaacattaaaatcaCTCTTTAAGGTGGTAAGCAAAACCCCCAGACCAGGCCACAACCTGAATTTCTAAAGGCTTCATAGAAGGCTGAAGTTTTGCacaaattttcacaaaatattgcCACATTTTTCCAATTCAAAGACATGTTAAACAATTTTAACATCTTTGAATTGGGATGTCTCATAATCTGTCAGCTTGGATGGCCATCACTGTAACTGAAAAGCACCCATTTTGCTACATTTACGCCTACGTACTCCATTTTTTTGGCTGCTACTGTAAACGGTATCTttgcaattttaattttcaaatttcttattgctagtatatagaaataaaaatggatcTTGTTAACATTACTTATGGTTGTATTTCCTCAAATTTGTTAAATCATATGAAATACGTgcttatggaaaaaaattactaaacagTATTTTCTGCcctctaattttctcttgtgtCTGGAGAAAATATTGGTTGTTTTGGTTAATAATTGCACTAGGAATAATGATTATAGAGAACTAGAAATACGGATATAAATTTAGAGAGATTATTTCCTACTTGTTTATTAAAAGGTTGTTAGCTTATCAGATGGTAAATGTACCATTATATTGTTCTAAATTTATGATTTATATATCTGTATAAAcctaaacacataaataaaaaggCACATAATTCAATCCTTTCTGTAAAGTGTTACATGAATAATGTACCAAAGGAGAACAATTAGAATTTGGGCCTCTTTCTGTGAAATGACTACATTAATTTATGCCCAGGTTGGAAGTTCCTTTTTTGTCACCAAATTACCAGTAACTCTTGGAGCTTTCTGACATCCTATTAACTCGGTTTGTAAAAAGAATTCTTGCTGTCAAAAAAAAGTTAAGCTCCTAataatctttgttgtttatcagtGTGTTCTACAAGGTTGACTATAAATATTTCTTGTCTTTACTTCAACTTACTTGactcgtttaaaaaaaaaacaactcttcttgcttttttcccaAGTTCATAACAATAACAccattaaaatgttcttttatgcCTAAACTATCTCTGTGAGATACCACAAAGATCTGCTCCTTTGCCCTCCAAAACGAATGACAATAGGCACCCTCAGGTTTATCTAAAATTCCCCCAactttaattaacatttttataaaagagctttcatttttcaaaccgaatgcttttaaaaatgacaaaccaAAAAGTTTATCCTCCTAGgctaattataattaattatatataattagaTATGCTAATATAAATTTCAATAATTGCATACTTTTCAGGCTAAAAAGCATACTCACGTTCAAGCAACAAAGACTAGTACAATAACTGCCTACCACAagattcctccccacccccaggactcTAGACTCACAAACCCTTCCGTTTTTCGTTCACAAAAAGATCCAACTCAATTACAAGGGAATTGTCAGCAGCCTCTTGTTTATTTCTGTCATTAGATCCCAGTAGCCAGGCATATTTACCTGGTATAGGAGCTACAGCAGCAACGGCCAAAGGGGTGAAAATTTCAGTTGCTTTAGTTTTAGGGTCTTCATTAAAGCtgatggttccctgtgctgtgcaggcTTCTCCATTGACAGAAAACCCTCAGCATTTCCAGGCTGATCTCTTAAGCTCCACTGAGATGTTGCTTTCCCTGCAAACTCACTATTGATTCTGCAACACTCAACTCAGCCATCCACCTTCCCTACCTGAACAAAGAGAACCCATGCTCGCTTACCTCTGTTAGGAAATTATCCGCACCCTGCACAGACCTAGAGGGCATAGatttgaattttctcttaaaatttaagCGTCTCTTAGAAATTAAATCAGTTCAGACGGCCAAATTAATTAATTGTCCTCACCCAGTCCGTCAGATGATGAACAACGGAAGGTGCAAATATTAATACTGATATTAGGTACATGATCTGGGATTATTCCATGATTTTGAAATGCTTTATCAACACAAATTTCCTGATGACTGTAGCAAACCCCTATAAAAAGGACAGCAAATTAACGAATCTTGAGATGCTATGCTCTAGATAAGCAAATGGAGTTAAGGAAAAATGCTGCATGATATTATCCACATTAGCAGAGATAAACTGGCTTCAATACTGAACCAACATTGGTggcataatttttttattgacagatcataattttaaaaattcacataacataaaattaaccattttaaaagtgaacaattcagtggcatttagtacattcacagtgttgtgcaaccaccacctctaccTACTTCCAAACCAATTTCaacaccccaaaaggaaacctggTATGGGTGGGCTAATTTTAAAGGGTATTGGGCTGTAAAGGTAGGATGGGGCAGAAACCAAAGCCCCCAGGCCCTTCTGAACACCTCCAAGTGGGCTAAAAAAAAGTTCCAGTTATTGTTTATTCTCAGGATGAAGTGACGTTTTGCCTGGCTGGAGAGCTATAGTGTAATGGTGAAATAAATTGCTTGGTTTCATACTCAAAGTTTGGGTAATCTCAACTTGTCTTATCAGtaacagaaatatatatttgttatatatggTTCTTCTGCTTAAagaaatctgtaaaatgagcaaaCCTCACTCCTAAAGGCTCTCAGGTGAGAGCACGCTTGATGCATTGGAGGAACAGCAAGAGTTCAATATGGCCGGATGGAGAAAGTGAGGGGGAGGGTAATCAGaggagagatagaaaaaaaatcagagccgGGGACCAGCCTCACAATGGTAAAGCCTTGCAAGTCACTGTAAGAATTTTAGCATTTACACTGCAAGAGACAGGAAGACCGTTAAAACGTTTTTGAGGAATGGATggacataaatttttttttttgagaattactgcgtacagaaagaggaaaacagtaCCTTTACAGGGGAGAAATCAAGCAGATACCACCTTCACCAAGTGATCAAGACTAACGTCACCAATGACGTCATGTGGATACCGAGTACCCACCTGATGAGATGCGAAGGCACACGGTATGCATCATCCAGTATAATTTCATACGTATCCTCCATAAAATGAAAGCTTAGACCACAAATACTACTTAGGGATGCACACAATGGTGGAAAAAGCGGTAACGAAATTTAAATATTCAGGATAACAGTTTCCCGTGGCACAGGGAGGGGGATTTGCAGCTGGGAGGGGCACAGAAGGATTTCTTAAGGTAATTGTCTGAATCTTAACCTAGGTGGTgaactcataattttttttattattctttaaatttttttcttactatgaaATAGACtcagaaaaattgcaaaaaataGTAACAAAGAATTGTATGCTCTTCATTCAGATTCTCCAAATGTAACATTTTATCCCTTTGCT
Protein-coding regions in this window:
- the USP11 gene encoding ubiquitin carboxyl-terminal hydrolase 11 isoform X1, translating into MAMAAVAASPAGAAAAEDREPQHETVPGLESQRLQIENGENGRGRPLRAGESWFLVGQHWYKYWEVYVQGGDQDSSPFPGCINNAELFEDQVNWHLKKGLVEGEDYVLLPAAAWHYLVDWYGLEHGQPAIERKVVELSGIQTVEVYPVELLLVQHSDMDTPHTAQFSHTDSIDLVVRTAREQFLVSPQEETRLWVKNAEGSFERLCNTRVTVLDAALKTGQVVVMETRNKDGTWPSAPHAMSSTSEEDADFQGQPGICGLTNLGNTCFMNSALQCLSNVPQLTEYFLKNRYLEELNFCNPLGMKGEIAEAYADLVKQAWSGHHRSIVPHVFKTKVGHFASQFLGYQQHDSQELLSFLLDGLHEDLNRVKKKEYVELCDAAGRPDQEVAQEAWQNHKRRNDSVIVDTFHGLFKSTLVCPDCGNVSVTFDPFCYLSVPLPVSHKRVMEVFFVSMDPRRKPEQHRLVVPKKGKISDLCVALAKHTGISPERMMVADVFSHRFYKIYQLEESLSSILDRDDIFIYEVSGRAAIGENSREDVVLPIYLRERTPARDYNNSYYGLMLFGHPLLVSVPRDRLSWDALYHILLYRLSRYVTRPSSDDEDDGDEKDLEDKDAIPKPGQMAGGSSQDPGQEQAGPSSGVASGSRAPVDNSPGPSHWPQRARRKHLFTLQTVNSNGTSDRSTFNEDTHGVSFSSQPYIAIDWEPEMKKRYYDEVEAEGYVKHDCVSYVLKKAPVRLQECIELFTTVETLEKENPWYCPTCKQHQLATKKLDLWMLPETLIIHLKRFSYTKFSREKLDTLVEFPIRDLDFSEFVIKPQNESAPELYKYDLIAVSNHYGGLRDGHYTTFACNKDSGQWHYFDDNSVSPVTENQIESKAAYVLFYQRQDVARRLQPQPGLSEPSASPACGTPPSSESMDVN
- the USP11 gene encoding ubiquitin carboxyl-terminal hydrolase 11 isoform X2, with the translated sequence MAMAAVAASPAGAAAAEDREPQHETVPGLESQRLQIENGENGRGRPLRAGESWFLVGQHWYKYWEVYVQGGDQDSSPFPGCINNAELFEDQVNWHLKKGLVEGEDYVLLPAAAWHYLVDWYGLEHGQPAIERKVVELSGIQTVEVYPVELLLVQHSDMDTPHTAQFSHTDSIDLVVRTAREQFLVSPQEETRLWVKNAEGSFERLCNTRVTVLDAALKTGQVVVMETRNKDGTWPSAPHAMSSTSEEDADFQGQPGICGLTNLGNTCFMNSALQCLSNVPQLTEYFLKNRYLEELNFCNPLGMKGEIAEAYADLVKQAWSGHHRSIVPHVFKTKVGHFASQFLGYQQHDSQELLSFLLDGLHEDLNRVKKKEYVELCDAAGRPDQEVAQEAWQNHKRRNDSVIVDTFHGLFKSTLVCPDCGNVSVTFDPFCYLSVPLPVSHKRVMEVFFVSMDPRRKPEQHRLVVPKKGKISDLCVALAKHTGISPERMMVADVFSHRFYKIYQLEESLSSILDRDDIFIYEVSGRAAIGENSREDVVLPIYLRERTPARDYNNSYYGLMLFGHPLLVSVPRDRLSWDALYHILLYRLSRYVTRPSSDDEDDGDEKDLEDKDAIPKPGQMAGGSSQDPGQEQAGPSSGVASGSRAPVDNSPGPSHWPQRARRKHLFTLQTVNSNGTSDRSTFNEDTHAQPYIAIDWEPEMKKRYYDEVEAEGYVKHDCVSYVLKKAPVRLQECIELFTTVETLEKENPWYCPTCKQHQLATKKLDLWMLPETLIIHLKRFSYTKFSREKLDTLVEFPIRDLDFSEFVIKPQNESAPELYKYDLIAVSNHYGGLRDGHYTTFACNKDSGQWHYFDDNSVSPVTENQIESKAAYVLFYQRQDVARRLQPQPGLSEPSASPACGTPPSSESMDVN
- the USP11 gene encoding ubiquitin carboxyl-terminal hydrolase 11 isoform X4, coding for MDTPHTAQFSHTDSIDLVVRTAREQFLVSPQEETRLWVKNAEGSFERLCNTRVTVLDAALKTGQVVVMETRNKDGTWPSAPHAMSSTSEEDADFQGQPGICGLTNLGNTCFMNSALQCLSNVPQLTEYFLKNRYLEELNFCNPLGMKGEIAEAYADLVKQAWSGHHRSIVPHVFKTKVGHFASQFLGYQQHDSQELLSFLLDGLHEDLNRVKKKEYVELCDAAGRPDQEVAQEAWQNHKRRNDSVIVDTFHGLFKSTLVCPDCGNVSVTFDPFCYLSVPLPVSHKRVMEVFFVSMDPRRKPEQHRLVVPKKGKISDLCVALAKHTGISPERMMVADVFSHRFYKIYQLEESLSSILDRDDIFIYEVSGRAAIGENSREDVVLPIYLRERTPARDYNNSYYGLMLFGHPLLVSVPRDRLSWDALYHILLYRLSRYVTRPSSDDEDDGDEKDLEDKDAIPKPGQMAGGSSQDPGQEQAGPSSGVASGSRAPVDNSPGPSHWPQRARRKHLFTLQTVNSNGTSDRSTFNEDTHAQPYIAIDWEPEMKKRYYDEVEAEGYVKHDCVSYVLKKAPVRLQECIELFTTVETLEKENPWYCPTCKQHQLATKKLDLWMLPETLIIHLKRFSYTKFSREKLDTLVEFPIRDLDFSEFVIKPQNESAPELYKYDLIAVSNHYGGLRDGHYTTFACNKDSGQWHYFDDNSVSPVTENQIESKAAYVLFYQRQDVARRLQPQPGLSEPSASPACGTPPSSESMDVN